In Dysidea avara chromosome 3, odDysAvar1.4, whole genome shotgun sequence, a single window of DNA contains:
- the LOC136251513 gene encoding leucine-rich repeat serine/threonine-protein kinase 1-like yields the protein MAKPLGTEVRFNAGSFMCAAATHGDRDKLEWAISSKQGREALEFQNNSGHTPLLIACSKGHLECVRLLLENGAKLEVTNKKGDTCLSLAEKNGHERTISFIRTSLDELKKYGSCLAKLKGELIALCSKQDTSAEEITRLDELVGIFKLATGKNEELFDGEPLVIRACKADNEQLVNHLVDKLNMTYIANDTEGRTILHIAVMNKFKMRYALTKRFPELLSTIDMHGQTSFHAACVNNDMEYIKWLFDLVLKEKSQKPSTPPSTPMVMAGTCAPPLPITYAPRDAIVEEEDSANSTGTSTGSLVSPPQEEIESGLGVTNFSSPATEFPPRGIPASLSSSDIKLVMNLQHAFPTGPLFPVTYHQYVEKMKLFAVDTKGRNVFHVMVKKDYHELMAYILELWPKLGVRGPITRDFWLRAEDMENPLDEAITQQRHQCLDVMLNSIVSQCDPARFEDDDSLLLKAVCSRCTEVIKVLIQHGAHNGLDKALCVAVGTDFLPLLLFYKEVIGLIKSGEDYLMDNTLNWRDYLLRNVEPIWVQLAAHAVDLVKELFTDDNWDTKHSLFMAAGKAVITQYDKLISKPITSPIGECFTTVILSENELTSVPIELLSLPNLIELDLSNNCIEELPSGTLDEMSYSCHSLKTLTINHNVLTTLPGKLFLLPELEVVSAHHNKIKELPTTAWISISLLTLNLAHNKLSRLHDLSGSQLFQNQEEESFQPDQSTRSNTGTKSKLDLFVAQLNYRDILKRRRKPSNADSLVEESLETIDCTGTNLTYDDDSALLCCLKLLDLSSNSFTKMPSDLPCLAPKLEKVWLNYNSIDEVDLMRDFPADLSILYMQSCELKDISVTRSESIPCGDVLHLLYSPEEGGYCEHCTHEYLAILNTLSLRNNNISCLEVAKKMSDTYQALFPVLSVLDVSNNQLSKVPDHLELLTELSSLNLSNNNISSLPSSISKLNQLWVINVENLTLSNIPRATLSSHSATELKNYLKHLHQNSHSYRRMKLMFVGESNKGKTSLLLALTKKGRVNHYQEVKLNINRKPLSTVGVDLGDWEYAKPTGLLYGGARKITFMTWDFGGQEEYYATHQCFLSPHALYVLVWNVLDGEAGLVSLRPWLENIESRAMGAQVIVVGTHVDLWDVQSKRRIIEEFLTNKFRALYIDCDRRQRRTYPKIAEKIYFVDTNNKDHINRLRDVIYDYASEYRPSLSGKKNPIPLLEELVPASYVSLEETVRQIAAQLRSDGQAPILTHQEFTDQVSNMAEGVKMTQAELKQATHFLHEKGILLHYDEGRLSDLYFVDPQWLCSMLAKVIAVPEVNAFHKNGFISRVELGRIFGPRSHVNECINLMQKFEVLFELDNSRYLIPSLLPPSESQSCVVFPRSLKIRDPRSADKLSGPAFPLGSHSNCLVRFFMLPFIPNGMLPRLSARLIATDVIEHVLSLLKITSFADDQHYINRPHWRVWRYGITLVYRHMQIFRIVPMDIPLPGVDVVHVIQPKELLQSASHHNVYKGVSIMVQVDNLPDNAFNEKGSGLQMATWLLQQAVEQINSVFEDWYEEFAWKRSIDLSVVAADPCPQCMSVVYEQLAPDQYAAQKRLVDEPRAMEQAKKDKKISSFLRTMTLSRPSPNKINRSTSEIPDVSYSTMKRSAASPFPSWSSGRLYGHNEKVVYLFSVKLSALSVMESTPLTCPTHGAISIDQIAPDMIFADLALNMRVKSDDVTQKHYLDEGGFGCIYLATVKLQGGVTKEVAVKTFTILDGNPSNYTKGEIAWHHYQSANAEGRIMASLHHANILPIVGIVFQPIRLLLEFAPLGSLKNIVNRYHDNNSRIGRYALQKVISQLSSAMEYLHCNKIIYRDIKPGNVLVWRFPEPHLPWQHCDVEIKLADYGISKQVVPWGIRGMLGTPPYLPPEVILHGGKQVYTFKIDVYSFGMLLFYLFTFTKPFGKICRPLRAYLEAELRPEMLLKHRPSCQMMYELMCWCWSSKPHHRPSFSMIRQLAHHSSFTRLHHVMSVQPRGNIVTSAVMRYYKIIGAHSNERQRHKSLNLTPGHSYKKHRPVTDMRSLQQLTASINPALSAETEATEIWYGTTDGVMGVVDMQQSSASSQVVDSMKSPISCMILLEGNVWVGSPSGVVKLYNAVSKLPIGHWNSKLCITEMVHLPNGYYDDDKQALLVLAKPSSIVVFTQLDRQSSKLIDTIVPDHIIKLHGDPICALLMPTLHQLWVCTTDNQLNVFCTGCYDNLPMKCANPHGACCMATEKDCVLIASGSAVHKWSPCQSPTCVTSLNCEATIMEKIPNYEVAGCLIKTMIGHHGDVYVGTQGGAILVMDVTKMTASGVLHLQDSPVNCFLLLKQFNRPKVTTLKRKTALVTITHSLHHEPEDDILLVNFALRYHGISQYSESHPSSYNYPQMTSLGRYQQPVVNPDSDELHMLLWSAHNWTI from the exons ATGGCGAAGCCGTTAGGTACGGAGGTACGGTTCAATGCAGGTAGTTTTATGTGCGCGGCTGCTACCCATGGCGACAGGGATAAATTGGAATGGGCAATAAGCTCTAAACAAG GCAGAGAAGCACTAGAATTCCAGAATAACTCTGGCCAT ACACCGCTATTGATTGCGTGCAGCAAGGGACACTTGGAATGCGTtcgtttgttgctggaaaatgGAGCGAAGTTGGAGGTCACTAACAAAAAGGGCGACACTTGTTTGTCTTTGGCGGAAAAGAACGGCCACGAAAGGACCATATCGTTCATTAGGACCAGCTTAG ATGAGCTGAAGAAATATGGATCTTGCTTGGCCAAATTGAAAGGAG AACTAATAGCACTGTGCAGCAAGCAAGATACCAGTGCTGAAGAGATAACTAGATTAGATGAACTAGTTGGAATATTTAAACTGGCTACTGGGAAAAATGAGGAGTTATTTGATGGGGAGCCTCTAGTCATAAG GGCTTGTAAGGCTGATAATGAGCAGTTGGTAAATCATTTAGTTGATAAGTTAAACATGACATACATTGCTAACGATACTGAAGGTCGTACCATCCTTCACATTGCTGTGATGAACAAGTTTAAAATGAGATATGCCTTAACCAAACGTTTTCCTGAGCTTTTATCAACAATTGACATGCATGGTCAAACCTCGTTCCATGCAGCATGTGTTAATAATGACATGGAGTACATCAAGTGGCTATTTGATCTTGTCTTGAAGGAGAAGAGTCAGAAGCCATCCACCCCACCGTCTACCCCAATGGTAATGGCTGGCACGTGTGCTCCTCCTCTACCAATAACTTATGCTCCACGTGATGCTATTGTCGAGGAAGAGGATTCGGCTAACAGTACTGGTACGTCTACTGGTAGCCTGGTCTCCCCACCACAAGAGGAAATAGAATCTGGTTTAGGGGTCACCAATTTCAGCAGCCCTGCAACAGAGTTCCCACCCAGGGGAATCCCAGCTAGTCTGAGCTCAAGTGACATCAAGTTAGTCATGAACCTACAACATGCCTTTCCAACTGGTCCACTATTTCCTGTCACTTATCATCAATATGTAGAGAAGATGAAGCTGTTTGCTGTAGACACTAAGGGTAGGAATGTTTTCCATGTTATGGTGAAGAAGGATTACCATGAGCTGATGGCGTATATCCTCGAGTTGTGGCCCAAACTGGGAGTAAGAGGACCTATAACTAGAGACTTTTGGTTGAGAGCTGAAGACATGGAGAACCCTTTGGACGAGGCAATCACCCAACAACGCCATCAATGTCTAGATGTTATGTTGAATTCTATTGTAAGCCAATGTGACCCAGCACGTTTTGAAGATGATGACTCATTACTCTTGAAGGCTGTCTGCTCCAGATGTACCGAGGTTATTAAGGTGTTGATACAACATGGGGCGCACAATGGGCTAGATAAGGCACTGTGTGTAGCTGTTGGTACTGACTTTCTGCCCCTACTATTGTTCTACAAGGAAGTGATAGGTCTGATCAAGAGTGGAGAAGATTACTTGATGGACAATACACTTAACTGGCGTGACTACTTGCTTCGTAATGTGGAACCAATATGGGTCCAACTTGCTGCACATGCAGTTGACTTGGTGAAGGAGTTATTTACTGATGACAATTGGGACACTAAACATTCATTATTCATGGCAGCAGGGAAGGCAGTGATAACACAATATGATAAGCTTATCTCCAAGCCTATAACCAGTCCCATTGGGGAGTGTTTCACTACAGTAATTTTATCAGAGAATGAGCTGACTAGTGTACCAATAGAACTACTGAGTTTACCTAATCTAATAGAACTGGACTTGTCCAATAATTGTATTGAAGAGCTACCAAGTGGTACTCTAGATGAAATGAGTTACTCTTGTCATAGCCTCAAAACCCTCACCATCAATCATAATGTATTGACTACCTTACCAGGCAAGTTGTTCCTGCTTCCTGAGTTAGAAGTGGTCAGTGCACATCATAATAAGATCAAAGAGCTACCTACTACAGCCTGGATTAGTATTAGTTTGTTAACACTGAATCTTGCCCATAACAAGTTGAGCAGGTTACATGACCTCAGTGGTAGCCAGTTATTCCAGAATCAAGAAGAAGAAAGTTTCCAACCCGACCAGAGCACTAGGAGCAATACTGGTACAAAGTCCAAGCTAGATTTGTTTGTTGCTCAACTGAATTATCGAGATATTCTGAAGCGGAGAAGGAAACCAAGTAACGCGGATAGTTTAGTGGAGGAATCTTTAGAGACAATTGATTGTACAGGGACCAACCTCACTTATGATGATGACAGTGCATTGTTGTGCTGTCTGAAGTTGTTAGACTTGTCCTCTAATAGTTTCACTAAGATGCCATCAGATCTGCCATGTTTGGCGCCAAAACTTGAGAAGGTGTGGCTGAATTATAATTCTATTGACGAGGTGGACCTCATGAGGGATTTCCCTGCTGACTTGTCAATACTCTACATGCAGTCATGTGAGCTGAAAGACATCTCAGTTACTCGCAGTGAGTCAATCCCTTGTGGAGATGTGTTGCACCTTCTGTACAGCCCAGAGGAGGGGGGGTATTGTGAACACTGTACACACGAGTACCTTGCTATATTGAACACTCTCTCTTTGAGGAACAATAACATCTCTTGTTTAGAAGTGGCAAAGAAAATGAGTGATACTTATCAGGCTTTGTTCCCAGTCTTATCTGTACTAGATGTTAGTAATAATCAACTGTCTAAAGTTCCTGACCATCTAGAGCTACTGACTGAACTCAGCTCCCTGAACTTGTCCAATAACAATATCTCATCTCTCCCATCTAGTATTAGTAAGCTAAACCAGCTATGGGTGATTAATGTTGAGAATTTGACATTGTCCAACATTCCACGTGCCACTCTCTCCTCTCACTCAGCCACTGAATTGAAGAACTACCTGAAACATCTTCACCAAAA TTCTCATTCTTATCGGCGTATGAAGTTGATGTTTGTGGGAGAGAGTAACAAAGGTAAGACGTCTCTCTTGCTGGCCCTTACCAAAAAGGGGAGGGTAAATCATTACCAAGAGGTGAAGCTGAACATCAATCGTAAGCCTCTGTCAACAGTCGGTGTTGATCTGGGTGATTGGGAGTATGCCAAGCCAACAGGCTTGTTATATGGAGGAGCCAGGAAGATAACTTTTATGACTTGGGACTTTGGGGGACAA GAAGAGTATTATGCCACCCATCAGTGTTTCCTGTCCCCACATGCTCTCTATGTGTTAGTCTGGAATGTGTTGGATGGAGAGGCTGGCCTAGTTAGCCTGCGACCATGGCTAGAGAATATTGAG AGCCGTGCTATGGGTGCACAAGTGATTGTGGTGGGTACTCATGTTGACTTGTGGGATGTACAGTCAAAACGTCGTATCATTGAAGAGTTTCTCACTAACAAGTTCAGAGCTCTCTACATTGACTGTGATAGAAGACAACGCAGGACCTACCCTAAAATTGCTGAGAAGATATATTTTGTGGACACAAATAACAAGGACCATATTAACAGGTTGAGAGATGTCATTTATGACTATGCGTCAGAATACCGGCCCAGTCTGTCTG gTAAGAAGAATCCCATTCCACTGCTAGAGGAGCTAGTCCCTGCTAGTTATGTCTCCCTGGAGGAGACTGTACGTCAAATAGCTGCTCAGTTGAGAAGCGATGGACAAGCCCCCATTTTAACTCATCAAGAGTTTAC TGACCAGGTGTCCAACATGGCTGAAGGTGTCAAGATGACACAAGCTGAACTAAAGCAAGCAACACATTTCCTTCATGAGAAAG GGATACTGTTGCATTATGACGAGGGACGTCTTAGTGACCTATACTTTGTGGACCCCCAGTGGCTTTGCTCCATGTTAGCTAAAGTAATAGCTGTACCTGAAGTGAACGCCTTCCACAAGAATG GTTTTATCAGTCGTGTTGAGCTTGGACGTATATTTGGTCCTCGGTCACATGTTAATGAATGTATCAACTTGATGCAGAAGTTTGAAGTACTATTTGAGCTGGACAATTCTCGATATCTCATTCCTTCATTGTTACCACCATCTGAGTCTCAGTCATGCGTGGTGTTCCCTCGTTCTCTCAAGATTAGGGACCCCAGATCTGCTGACAAATTATCAGGACCTGCTTTTCCTTTGGGTTCTCACTCTAATTGTTTGGTGCGTTTCTTCATGCTTCCGTTCATCCCCAATGGGATGCTTCCTCGATTATCAGCTCGTTTAATAGCTACTGATGTTATTGAGCATGTGTTGTCCTTGTTGAAGATTACGTCATTTGCAGATGATCAACATTACATCAATCGGCCTCATTGGAGGGTGTGGCGTTATGGTATTACGCTGGTTTACCGTCACATGCAGATATTCCGTATTGTACCGATGGATATTCCTTTACCTGGAGTAGATGTAGTACATGTGATCCAACCAAAGGAGCTATTACAGTCAGCTAGTCACCATAATGTTTACAAAGGAgttagcataatggtacaagtAGATAACCTGCCAGATAATGCATTCAATGAGAAGGGCAGTGGTTTACAAATGGCtacctggttactacaacaaGCCGTTGAGCAAATCAATAGTGTCTTTGAAGATTGGTATGAGGAGTTTGCCTGGAAGAGGAGCATTGACCTCAGTGTAGTAGCAGCTGATCCCTGTCCTCAGTGTATGAGTGTAGTGTATGAACAGCTTGCCCCTGACCAGTATGCTGCTCAGAAGAGACTGGTAGATGAACCGCGAGCTATGGAGCAGGCTAAGAAAGATAAGAAAATATCATCATTCTTACGAACCATGACACTGTCCAGACCTTCACCCAACAAGATCAACAGATCAACTAGTGAGATACCGGATGTGTCCTATAGTACAATGAAACGCTCTGCTGCATCTCCATTTCCTAGCTGGTCCTCCGGCAGGTTGTATGGACACAATGAGAAGGTGGTGTATTTGTTTTCAGTTAAACTGTCTGCGCTCTCAGTAATGGAGTCCACCCCTCTGACATGTCCTACTCACGGTGCCATCTCTATTGATCAAATTGCTCCTGATATG ATATTTGCTGACTTGGCACTCAACATGCGGGTTAAGTCGGACGATGTTACTCAGAAGCATTACCTGGACGAGGGAGGATTTGGGTGTATCTATTTAGCCACTGTCAAATTACAG GGAGGAGTCACTAAAGAGGTTGCCGTAAAGACATTTACTATACTTGATGGTAATCCATCTAACTACACAAAGGGAGAGATAGCATGGCATCATTATCAGAGTGCTAATGCCGAGGGCAGGattatggcttcccttcatCATGCTAATATTTTGCCAATAGTTGGTATAGTATTCCAGCCAATCAGATTACTGCTGGAATTTGCACCATTGGGATCATTAAAGAATATTGTGAAtcgttaccatgacaacaactCTAGGATAGGCCGATATGCTCTACAGAAGGTTATATCTCAG TTATCATCAGCAATGGAATATCTTCACTGCAACAAGATCATTTATCGTGACATCAAACCCGGCAACGTGTTAGTGTGGAGATTCCCTGAACCACACCTCCCCTGGCAGCACTGTGATGTTGAGATAAAACTTGCTGACTATGGGATAAGTAAACAAGTTGTGCCTTGGGGTATTAGGGGAATGTTGGGGACTCCCCCTTACCTACCACCAGAGGTGATATTACATGGTGGAAAACAAGTATACACTTTTAAG ATTGACGTGTACTCATTTGGAATGTTGTTATTctatttgtttacatttacTAAACCATTTGGTAAGATCTGTCGTCCTCTGAGGGCTTATCTAGAAGCTGAGCTGCGTCCTGAAATGTTATTGAAG CATCGACCAAGTTGTCAGATGATGTACGAGCTGATGTGTTGGTGTTGGAGTAGTAAACCTCATCACAGACCATCCTTCTCAATGATAAGGCAACTAGCACATCACTCTTCCTTTACCAGGCTACATCATGTCATGTCAGTACAGCCTCGAGGGAATATAGTGACCTCAGCTGTTATGAGGTACTATAAGATTATTGGGGCCCACAGTAATGAGAGGCAACGTCACAAGTCACTCAATCTTACTCCAGGACACTCCTATAAGAAACACAGACCTGTAACAGACATGAGGTCATTACAACAGCTAACTG CCAGTATTAATCCTGCTCTATCAGCTGAGACAGAAGCCACAGAAATATGGTATGGTACTACAGATGGAGTAATGGGCGTGGTTGATATGCAGCAGTCCAGTGCATCATCTCAG GTGGTAGATAGCATGAAGTCACCAATAAGTTGTATGATATTACTGGAGGGTAATGTATGGGTAGGGTCACCCTCTGGAGTAGTGAAGTTGTACAATGCTGTTAGTAAACTACCCATAGGCCACTGGAACAGTAAACTATGTATTACTGAGATGGTACATCTTCCTAATGgatattatgatgatgacaagCAGGCATTACTGGTACTAGCTAAACCATCAAGTATTGTAGTGTTTACCCAACTAGACAGACAGTCCAGTAAACTGATTGATACAATTGTACCTGATCACATAATAAAACTTCATGGTGATCCCATTTGTGCCTTATTAATGCCCACCCTCCACCAGTTGTGGGTGTGTACCACTGATAATCAGTTAAATGTGTTCTGCACTGGTTGTTATGACAACCTACCAATGAAGTGTGCTAATCCTCATGGGGCTTGTTGCATGGCAACAGAGAAGGACTGTGTACTAATAGCCTCAGGCAGTGCAGTACACAAGTGGTCACCATGCCAATCCCCTACTTGTGTAACCAGCCTGAATTGTGAGGCCACAATAATGGAGAAAATTCCAAACTATGAAG ttGCTGGGTGTCTTATCAAGACTATGATTGGTCACCATGGCGATGTGTATGTTGGTACACAAGGCGGTGCCATACTTGTGATGGATGTGACCAAGATGACTGCTAGTGGAGTACTTCACTTACAAGATAGTCCAGTTAATTGCTTCTTGTTGTTAAAACAATTTAACCGTCCTAAAGTAACCACCCTGAAACGCAAGACTGCTTTAGTGACCATCACCCATTCATTACATCATGAGCCGGAAGATGACATTTTGTTGGTTAACTTTGCTCTTCGTTACCATGGTATCAGCCAGTACAGTGAGAGTCATCCATCATCATACAACTATCCCCAAATGACATCACTTGGTCGCTACCAGCAACCAGTTGTCAACCCGGACTCTGATGAACTACATATGTTGTTATGGTCTGCCCACAATTGGACTATTTGA
- the LOC136251527 gene encoding transmembrane protein 11, mitochondrial-like isoform X2 — MSRNDEEEDEATGKRDFYIIRQAVQQQQQQQRAEAGAEDGLEYQLDYALEHCYRVIVIEPEKLGTEIASWIRMGNFCHKSCVLMGAASIFTNFIPDTIFPFRWQLLTVPLGVASVGCAITYDVSWQFDPCSKYQLDQHGDCMRDIPSAELTTDTSTVLVRRNDIYRKRLHNSIALAVCVLLGWQLYKKYT; from the exons ATGTCACGAAATGACGAAGAAGAGGACGAAGCGACTGGCAAGAG AGATTTCTACATTATCCGACAAGCcgtacagcagcagcagcagcagcagcgggCCGAGGCTGGGGCTGAAGATGGTTTAGAATACCAGCTGGATTATGCACTAGAACATTGTTATCGA GTTATTGTAATCGAACCAGAGAAGCTAGGGACTGAAATAGCTTCATGGATTAGAATGGGCAACTTCTGTCACAAGAGTTGTGTATTAATGGGGGCAGCTTCCATCTTCACGAACTTCATACCCGATACAATATTCCCATTCAGATGGCAGCTACTAACAGTACCTCTAGGAGTGGCTAGTGTAGGCTGTGCTATAACCTATGATGTGTCGTGGCAGTTTGATCCTTGTAGCAAATACCAATTAGATCAACATGGAGATTGTATGAGAGATATTCCATCAGCTGAACTAACTACAGACACTTCTACTGTGCTAGTTAGAAGAAATGACATTTATAGAAAGAGGTTACACAATTCAATTGCCCTAGCAGTTTGTGTATTGCTAGGTTGGCAACTATACAAAAAATATACTTGA
- the LOC136251527 gene encoding transmembrane protein 11, mitochondrial-like isoform X1, whose translation MSRNDEEEDEATGKRLVPINRDFYIIRQAVQQQQQQQRAEAGAEDGLEYQLDYALEHCYRVIVIEPEKLGTEIASWIRMGNFCHKSCVLMGAASIFTNFIPDTIFPFRWQLLTVPLGVASVGCAITYDVSWQFDPCSKYQLDQHGDCMRDIPSAELTTDTSTVLVRRNDIYRKRLHNSIALAVCVLLGWQLYKKYT comes from the exons ATGTCACGAAATGACGAAGAAGAGGACGAAGCGACTGGCAAGAG GCTGGTTCCTATTAATAGAGATTTCTACATTATCCGACAAGCcgtacagcagcagcagcagcagcagcgggCCGAGGCTGGGGCTGAAGATGGTTTAGAATACCAGCTGGATTATGCACTAGAACATTGTTATCGA GTTATTGTAATCGAACCAGAGAAGCTAGGGACTGAAATAGCTTCATGGATTAGAATGGGCAACTTCTGTCACAAGAGTTGTGTATTAATGGGGGCAGCTTCCATCTTCACGAACTTCATACCCGATACAATATTCCCATTCAGATGGCAGCTACTAACAGTACCTCTAGGAGTGGCTAGTGTAGGCTGTGCTATAACCTATGATGTGTCGTGGCAGTTTGATCCTTGTAGCAAATACCAATTAGATCAACATGGAGATTGTATGAGAGATATTCCATCAGCTGAACTAACTACAGACACTTCTACTGTGCTAGTTAGAAGAAATGACATTTATAGAAAGAGGTTACACAATTCAATTGCCCTAGCAGTTTGTGTATTGCTAGGTTGGCAACTATACAAAAAATATACTTGA
- the LOC136251527 gene encoding transmembrane protein 11, mitochondrial-like isoform X3: MSRNDEEEDEATGKRLVPINRDFYIIRQAVQQQQQQQRAEAGAEDGLEYQLDYALEHCYRVIVIEPEKLGTEIASWIRMGNFCHKSCVLMGAASIFTNFIPDTIFPFRWQLLTVPLGVASQIPIRSTWRLYERYSIS; this comes from the exons ATGTCACGAAATGACGAAGAAGAGGACGAAGCGACTGGCAAGAG GCTGGTTCCTATTAATAGAGATTTCTACATTATCCGACAAGCcgtacagcagcagcagcagcagcagcgggCCGAGGCTGGGGCTGAAGATGGTTTAGAATACCAGCTGGATTATGCACTAGAACATTGTTATCGA GTTATTGTAATCGAACCAGAGAAGCTAGGGACTGAAATAGCTTCATGGATTAGAATGGGCAACTTCTGTCACAAGAGTTGTGTATTAATGGGGGCAGCTTCCATCTTCACGAACTTCATACCCGATACAATATTCCCATTCAGATGGCAGCTACTAACAGTACCTCTAGGAGTGGCTAGT CAAATACCAATTAGATCAACATGGAGATTGTATGAGAGATATTCCATCAGCTGA